One Oryzomonas sagensis DNA segment encodes these proteins:
- a CDS encoding protein-glutamate methylesterase/protein-glutamine glutaminase has translation MLTSRSGKIRVLIVDDSSFMRMAIRSVLSKDPSFDIVGTAADGMEGVEKAIALKPDVITMDVEMPRMDGIAALRQIMAKAPTRVLMVSTLTNEGAKATFEALDAGAIDYIPKNVTDSAEAQHIFREELLRKVREAGKSHVGRIAATSPIRPAGVTPVAAPPTRPTASRFTGKKINYVGIGASTGGPVALQEVLSRIPVNFPYGIIVGIHMPKAFTGPYADRLNAKCSMTIREAVDGDVLKPGLALVAPGGMHTTLVRRGTSVVVKTVPTSAYPQYVYIPSVDLMISSMAEATNGSMLGVILTGMGNDGFKGMQLLKSKGGVTIAQDEATSTIYGMPRACVEGGVADEVLPLGQIGFEISKFMG, from the coding sequence ATGCTTACTTCCCGAAGCGGAAAAATACGGGTACTTATCGTTGACGACTCTTCGTTCATGCGCATGGCGATACGAAGTGTGCTCTCCAAGGACCCATCCTTTGATATCGTCGGTACGGCGGCAGACGGCATGGAAGGGGTGGAAAAGGCCATCGCCCTCAAGCCGGACGTCATCACCATGGACGTGGAAATGCCCCGCATGGACGGCATCGCGGCCCTGCGCCAGATCATGGCCAAGGCGCCCACCAGGGTGCTCATGGTCTCCACCCTGACCAACGAAGGGGCCAAGGCCACCTTCGAGGCCCTCGACGCCGGCGCCATCGATTACATCCCCAAGAACGTCACCGACTCGGCCGAGGCCCAGCACATCTTCCGCGAGGAGTTGCTGCGCAAGGTCCGGGAAGCCGGCAAATCCCATGTGGGCCGCATCGCAGCCACTTCCCCGATACGGCCGGCCGGTGTCACCCCCGTTGCCGCACCTCCGACGCGCCCCACGGCATCGCGGTTTACCGGCAAAAAGATCAATTATGTGGGGATCGGCGCATCCACCGGGGGACCGGTGGCGCTCCAGGAGGTGCTCTCCCGTATTCCCGTCAATTTTCCCTACGGCATCATCGTCGGCATTCACATGCCCAAGGCCTTTACCGGCCCCTATGCCGATCGCCTGAATGCCAAATGCTCCATGACCATCCGGGAGGCGGTGGATGGCGATGTACTCAAGCCCGGCCTGGCTCTGGTCGCCCCCGGCGGCATGCATACCACCCTGGTGCGCAGGGGAACGAGCGTTGTGGTTAAAACCGTCCCCACCAGCGCCTATCCGCAGTATGTCTACATCCCCTCGGTGGACCTGATGATTTCGAGCATGGCCGAGGCCACCAACGGCTCCATGCTGGGGGTTATCCTGACCGGTATGGGCAACGACGGTTTCAAGGGGATGCAGCTCCTGAAGAGCAAGGGGGGGGTGACCATCGCCCAGGACGAGGCGACATCGACCATCTACGGCATGCCCCGGGCCTGTGTCGAAGGCGGGGTCGCCGATGAGGTGCTGCCCCTGGGGCAGATCGGTTTCGAGATATCCAAGTTCATGGGGTAG
- a CDS encoding peptide chain release factor 3, which yields MHNQQEVDKRRTFAIISHPDAGKTTITEKLLLFGGAIQQAGEVRARKSSRHATSDWMELEKQRGISVTSSVMKFTYSGCEINLLDTPGHNDFSEDTYRVLTAVDSVLMVIDSVKGVESQTKKLLEVCRLRHTPIMTFMNKLDREGQDPLDLLDDIEKNLHIQTAPVTWPVGMGKRFRGTYHLYTKELTFFDPDAANGTGQVLTATGLDDPLLDELLGSQVDELRHNVELLEGAAHPFDKEAYLAGQQTPVFFGSAINTFGVQQLLDAFVEYAPAPLPRETISRTVSPYEEPFSGFTFKIQANMDPAHRDRIAFFRICSGKFTRGMKVRHVRLGREVQIANATIFMAQDRTNVEEAWPGDIIGIHNHGTIKIGDTFTQGEELKFTGIPSFAPEHFRKVRLLNPMKSKALEKGLVQLAEEGATQVFKPLMGADWVIGAVGLLQFEVVMHRLEFEYGVKVAFEPVSYVTARWVQGEKKEIEEFEKKEVMHLYIDGEGKLTYMAGSQWRLDNTIENWKKLEFHETSEHS from the coding sequence ATGCATAACCAGCAGGAAGTCGATAAACGCCGTACCTTTGCCATCATCAGCCACCCTGACGCCGGCAAGACCACCATCACCGAAAAACTGCTCCTCTTCGGCGGGGCCATCCAGCAGGCCGGAGAGGTCCGCGCCCGGAAGAGCTCCCGCCATGCCACCTCCGACTGGATGGAGCTGGAAAAACAGCGCGGTATCTCCGTCACCTCCTCCGTCATGAAGTTCACCTATTCCGGTTGCGAGATCAACCTGCTGGACACCCCCGGCCACAACGACTTCTCCGAGGATACCTACCGGGTCTTGACCGCCGTAGATTCGGTGCTGATGGTGATCGACTCGGTCAAGGGGGTGGAGAGCCAGACCAAGAAACTCCTGGAGGTCTGCCGCCTGCGCCATACCCCGATCATGACCTTCATGAACAAACTCGACCGGGAGGGGCAGGACCCCCTGGACCTGCTGGACGACATCGAGAAGAACCTGCACATCCAGACCGCCCCGGTCACCTGGCCGGTGGGGATGGGCAAGCGCTTCCGCGGGACCTACCACCTCTACACCAAGGAGTTGACCTTTTTCGACCCCGATGCGGCCAACGGCACCGGCCAGGTGCTGACCGCCACCGGCCTGGACGATCCGCTGCTGGACGAACTGCTGGGCAGCCAGGTGGACGAACTGCGCCATAATGTGGAACTTTTGGAGGGGGCCGCCCATCCCTTCGACAAGGAGGCCTACCTGGCCGGGCAGCAGACGCCGGTCTTTTTCGGGAGCGCCATCAACACCTTCGGCGTTCAACAGCTTCTGGACGCCTTTGTGGAGTATGCCCCCGCGCCGCTGCCCCGCGAGACGATCAGCCGGACAGTGTCGCCCTACGAAGAGCCCTTCAGCGGCTTCACCTTCAAGATCCAGGCGAACATGGACCCGGCCCACCGGGACCGGATCGCCTTCTTCCGCATCTGTTCCGGCAAGTTCACCCGCGGCATGAAGGTGCGACACGTACGCCTGGGGCGCGAGGTGCAGATCGCCAACGCCACCATCTTCATGGCCCAGGACCGGACCAATGTGGAGGAGGCCTGGCCGGGGGACATCATCGGCATTCACAACCACGGCACCATCAAGATCGGCGATACCTTCACCCAGGGGGAGGAGCTGAAATTCACCGGCATCCCCAGTTTCGCCCCGGAACATTTCCGCAAGGTCCGGCTGCTCAACCCCATGAAATCAAAGGCCCTGGAAAAGGGGCTGGTGCAGTTGGCCGAAGAGGGCGCCACCCAGGTCTTTAAACCGCTCATGGGGGCCGACTGGGTCATCGGGGCGGTCGGGCTTTTGCAGTTCGAGGTGGTCATGCACCGCCTGGAGTTCGAATACGGGGTCAAGGTGGCCTTCGAGCCGGTCAGCTACGTGACCGCCCGCTGGGTCCAGGGGGAGAAGAAGGAAATCGAGGAGTTCGAGAAAAAGGAGGTCATGCACCTCTACATCGACGGCGAGGGGAAACTGACCTACATGGCCGGCAGCCAATGGCGTCTGGACAATACGATCGAGAACTGGAAGAAGCTGGAGTTCCACGAAACCAGCGAGCATAGCTAG
- a CDS encoding DoxX family protein: MAKGSFDATDLLAPLMLRIPLGLIFMAHGSQKLLGLFGGQGLTATFKTFELKMGIPPIFALLAIIAEFGGGFGVLTGFLTRLSAAGISAVMLVAIYKVSWVNGFFLNTYCIPGHGHGIEFNIALLGMALYLVLAGGGRWCLDRLVFRS, translated from the coding sequence ATGGCAAAAGGGAGTTTTGACGCAACCGACTTATTGGCGCCACTCATGTTGCGGATACCGCTGGGGCTGATCTTCATGGCTCATGGCTCGCAGAAATTGCTGGGTCTGTTCGGCGGACAGGGCTTGACCGCCACCTTCAAGACCTTTGAACTGAAAATGGGCATCCCGCCGATCTTCGCCCTCCTGGCGATCATTGCCGAATTCGGCGGCGGCTTCGGCGTGTTGACCGGATTCCTGACCCGGCTTTCGGCGGCCGGCATTTCAGCGGTCATGCTGGTGGCCATCTACAAGGTGAGCTGGGTGAACGGTTTTTTCCTGAACACCTATTGCATACCGGGCCACGGCCATGGCATCGAATTCAATATCGCGCTTTTGGGCATGGCCCTCTATCTGGTTCTTGCCGGCGGGGGCCGCTGGTGCCTGGACCGCCTGGTCTTCCGTTCGTAG
- a CDS encoding sensor domain-containing diguanylate cyclase — protein MPTRSTSAIFSSLLQPSPLTISIVNIVLLVMLGWLDYITGDYSLIIFYLIPVSLAAWHAGRAVGACFCLLAFITRLVADGAGTSFSFSYSPLHYWNVFVEFVFLLIMSFLVAALKRHLYAERSLASSDPLTGLLNRHAFFESAAHELHRSRQSRQPISIACIDLNNFKEINNRFGHKTGDGLLVEVADTIRATTRSSDLHARFGSDEFVVLMPDTDSTAALPLLETLHHHLRQAMAHKDWPVGFTIGAVTSLHDLPAIGEFVHRAEELARTAKGRDTDGIAHVVV, from the coding sequence ATGCCAACACGCAGCACATCAGCCATTTTCTCCAGCCTCCTCCAGCCGTCTCCACTCACCATCTCCATCGTAAACATCGTGCTGCTGGTCATGCTCGGCTGGCTGGACTACATAACCGGCGATTACTCCCTGATCATCTTCTACCTGATCCCGGTATCGCTCGCGGCGTGGCATGCGGGCAGGGCGGTCGGTGCATGTTTTTGCCTTCTTGCGTTCATCACCCGCCTGGTCGCCGACGGAGCCGGCACCTCGTTTTCCTTTTCCTATTCGCCGCTCCACTACTGGAATGTTTTTGTCGAGTTCGTCTTCCTGCTGATCATGAGTTTTCTGGTCGCGGCCTTGAAACGGCACCTGTACGCGGAACGGTCGCTGGCAAGCAGCGACCCCCTGACCGGCCTGCTCAACCGCCATGCCTTTTTCGAGTCGGCCGCTCATGAGTTGCATCGTTCGCGCCAGAGCAGGCAGCCGATCTCCATCGCCTGCATCGATCTTAACAATTTCAAGGAGATCAACAACCGGTTCGGCCATAAAACGGGGGACGGCCTGCTTGTGGAGGTGGCCGACACCATCAGGGCAACGACCCGGAGCAGCGATCTCCACGCCCGGTTCGGCAGCGACGAGTTCGTCGTGCTGATGCCCGATACCGACAGTACCGCGGCCCTGCCGCTGCTCGAGACACTTCACCACCACTTGCGGCAGGCGATGGCACACAAGGATTGGCCGGTCGGTTTCACCATCGGCGCCGTCACCAGCCTGCACGATCTGCCCGCCATCGGCGAGTTCGTCCACAGGGCCGAAGAACTCGCACGCACCGCCAAGGGGCGCGACACGGACGGCATAGCGCATGTGGTGGTCTGA
- a CDS encoding MBL fold metallo-hydrolase, whose translation MKRVSLTIVLFVALFLPIAADAANFRFQKVGGDVYAAIAEPGSRAASNCLIVVADYQVILAGAHFTKATTRELLDFVGTITPLQVRYVILTHHHSGFDALDTDFPRNADIITSQRTWQLLRKEPGRIKNQVIFFEQGLTIKRGSREIVMTATERGHSEGDVFVSLPEDGVLFTSDLLFNDVGGYMGDGYFRDWLMDLDTLDEVGARTVVPGLGAVTDNDGIKRFRAFFRDFTTEILRLAAKGLDVDAAKREFSLPQFQNMPGFRTFFDVNFRRAYNELKELK comes from the coding sequence ATGAAACGTGTGTCCTTGACCATAGTGCTCTTTGTTGCGCTTTTTTTGCCGATTGCGGCCGATGCGGCCAACTTCAGGTTTCAAAAGGTCGGGGGCGATGTTTATGCGGCCATTGCCGAACCGGGGAGCAGGGCCGCCAGCAATTGCCTGATCGTTGTGGCCGACTACCAGGTCATTCTGGCCGGCGCCCATTTCACCAAGGCGACCACCCGGGAACTGCTCGACTTTGTCGGGACCATAACGCCGCTCCAGGTGCGCTACGTCATCCTGACTCACCACCATAGCGGCTTCGACGCCCTGGATACGGATTTTCCCCGCAATGCCGACATCATCACCTCCCAGCGTACCTGGCAACTCCTCAGGAAGGAACCGGGCCGGATCAAGAATCAGGTGATCTTCTTCGAACAGGGGCTTACCATCAAGCGCGGTTCCCGGGAAATCGTCATGACCGCCACCGAGCGCGGGCACAGCGAGGGGGACGTGTTCGTCTCACTTCCCGAGGACGGGGTCCTGTTCACCTCCGACCTCCTGTTCAACGATGTGGGCGGTTACATGGGGGACGGCTACTTCCGCGATTGGCTCATGGATCTCGATACCCTGGACGAGGTCGGCGCGCGCACGGTTGTTCCGGGGCTGGGCGCGGTGACGGACAACGACGGCATCAAACGTTTCCGGGCCTTTTTCCGCGATTTTACCACCGAAATCCTGCGGCTGGCCGCGAAAGGGCTCGACGTGGACGCCGCCAAGCGGGAGTTCTCATTGCCGCAGTTCCAGAACATGCCCGGATTCCGCACCTTTTTCGACGTCAATTTCCGGCGCGCCTACAACGAGTTGAAGGAGCTGAAATGA
- the coaE gene encoding dephospho-CoA kinase (Dephospho-CoA kinase (CoaE) performs the final step in coenzyme A biosynthesis.), with the protein MRVIGLTGGVATGKSSVARFFEERGVPVVDADQLAREAVKPGSPCLARLAALFGAGVLRGDGTLDRKRVAGIVFADAGKRRQLEALLHPEIRRLAEERIARAAAAGQRTLVYMAPLLIEAGVTDRVDEIWVVTVRPEVQLERLMARDGIGREEAERIIGSQMPLAEKERHGRVVIDNSGTLEETRLLLAAIWDKEIAVHHE; encoded by the coding sequence ATTCGCGTCATCGGTCTGACCGGCGGTGTCGCCACCGGCAAGAGCAGTGTGGCCCGCTTCTTCGAGGAACGGGGCGTGCCGGTCGTGGATGCCGACCAATTGGCCCGGGAGGCGGTCAAACCGGGGAGCCCCTGTCTGGCCCGGCTTGCCGCGCTGTTCGGGGCCGGGGTGCTGCGCGGGGACGGGACCCTCGACCGCAAGCGCGTGGCAGGTATCGTTTTCGCCGACGCGGGCAAACGCCGGCAGCTCGAGGCGCTCCTGCACCCCGAGATCCGGCGTCTGGCGGAGGAACGCATTGCCCGAGCCGCGGCTGCGGGGCAGCGAACCTTGGTATACATGGCGCCGCTCCTGATCGAGGCGGGCGTCACCGACCGGGTGGATGAGATCTGGGTGGTGACGGTGCGGCCCGAGGTTCAGTTGGAGCGGCTCATGGCGCGCGACGGCATCGGCCGGGAAGAGGCCGAACGGATCATTGGCAGTCAGATGCCCCTGGCCGAGAAGGAACGCCATGGCAGGGTCGTGATCGACAACAGCGGGACCCTTGAGGAGACGCGCCTTCTTTTGGCGGCAATTTGGGACAAGGAGATAGCGGTACACCATGAGTGA
- a CDS encoding THUMP domain-containing class I SAM-dependent RNA methyltransferase — translation MSEKNHILRPGPRQAQRPDPKMTCFAAVPRGAEEIAAHELEQLGVGEVAAGRGGVAFTCNREGLYRANLWLRTASRVLVQLALFPCSSPEELYAGVHAIPWQELITPAMTLAVDCSLRDSALTHSGFVALKTKDAVVDRIREACGSRPSVDTAAPDVRINVHLSKNVCTVSLDSSGDALDRRGYRLERNEAPMRETLAAAVVALTGWDGSIPLADPMCGSGTIPVEAALLAARVPPGLKRSFGFERWQDFDERVWKRLLREAESGMQRLPLGLITGYDRDSRALALAARNAALAGFEGQVHFFHAALEEFRPEGDKGVVIINPPYGKRLGDEDELRELYCQIGDVLKKRCRGWTGFILTGNLELAKYIGLKASRRYVLFNGPIECRLLKYELY, via the coding sequence ATGAGTGAAAAGAATCACATTCTGCGGCCCGGCCCGCGGCAGGCCCAGCGGCCCGATCCGAAGATGACCTGTTTTGCCGCCGTCCCCCGCGGCGCCGAGGAGATTGCGGCCCACGAGCTCGAACAGTTGGGGGTTGGGGAGGTGGCCGCCGGACGGGGCGGGGTCGCGTTTACCTGCAACCGCGAGGGGCTCTACCGGGCCAACCTCTGGCTGCGCACCGCCAGCCGTGTGCTGGTACAACTCGCCCTGTTCCCCTGTTCGTCCCCCGAGGAGTTGTACGCCGGGGTGCACGCCATCCCCTGGCAGGAACTGATTACCCCCGCCATGACCTTGGCGGTGGATTGCAGCCTGCGCGACTCGGCCCTGACCCACTCGGGTTTTGTGGCCCTCAAGACCAAGGATGCCGTGGTCGACCGGATTCGGGAGGCGTGCGGCAGCCGTCCCAGCGTGGATACCGCTGCGCCCGACGTGCGCATCAATGTCCACCTGTCCAAGAACGTCTGCACCGTCAGTCTGGACAGCTCGGGCGATGCCTTGGACCGTCGCGGCTACCGGCTGGAACGCAACGAGGCCCCCATGCGCGAGACCCTGGCCGCCGCCGTGGTCGCCCTGACCGGCTGGGACGGCTCAATTCCCCTGGCCGATCCCATGTGCGGCTCGGGGACGATCCCGGTGGAGGCGGCCCTGCTGGCGGCCCGGGTGCCGCCGGGGCTGAAGCGCTCCTTCGGGTTTGAACGCTGGCAGGATTTCGACGAAAGGGTATGGAAACGCTTGCTCCGGGAGGCGGAGAGCGGCATGCAGCGGCTCCCCCTCGGCCTGATCACCGGCTATGACCGGGACAGCCGGGCGTTGGCCCTGGCGGCCCGCAACGCCGCGTTGGCCGGATTCGAGGGGCAGGTGCACTTCTTTCACGCCGCCCTGGAAGAGTTCAGGCCCGAGGGGGACAAGGGGGTCGTGATCATCAATCCCCCCTATGGCAAGCGTCTGGGGGATGAGGACGAACTGCGGGAGTTGTACTGCCAGATCGGCGATGTCCTGAAAAAACGCTGCCGGGGGTGGACCGGCTTCATCCTGACCGGCAACCTGGAACTGGCCAAATACATCGGCCTGAAGGCCTCGCGCCGGTATGTGCTCTTCAACGGGCCGATCGAATGCCGGTTGTTGAAGTACGAGTTGTACTGA
- a CDS encoding M14 family metallopeptidase: protein MSSRDLVLMTAPLREDFTIPCHEIGPAGNPAVSFVSGLHGDEINGIYILARLADFLTAVAGGNYPKLRLAQRVLIIPAVNVLGTNTLRRAWPFDQSDQNRMFPGNRMGETTQRIAYSVLEATKKSAYRVDLHSSNLYFEELPQVRLYDPTPEERETAPLFGLPAIMERSVSPVFTTTLMYAWKYWPGQSFLLQVGQAGSIQLPHCQQVFRGLVSFLGRIGVLEGVEVAEADQEALYFTRECSVRIYADRAGMFVSDKSLGGWVSKGQELGYIYDSFNGTVRTRVIAPAAGLLTGIRRQPMLFEGDLLVRICTRTP, encoded by the coding sequence GTGAGCAGCCGCGACCTGGTACTCATGACGGCCCCGCTGCGGGAGGACTTCACCATCCCCTGTCACGAGATCGGCCCGGCCGGGAACCCGGCCGTATCGTTCGTGTCCGGCCTGCACGGCGACGAGATCAACGGCATCTACATCCTGGCCCGCCTGGCCGATTTTCTCACGGCCGTGGCGGGGGGGAACTATCCGAAACTGCGCCTTGCGCAACGGGTTCTGATCATCCCGGCGGTCAATGTCCTGGGCACCAACACCCTGCGCCGCGCCTGGCCCTTCGACCAGAGCGACCAGAACCGCATGTTCCCCGGCAACCGGATGGGCGAAACCACCCAGCGCATCGCCTACTCCGTGCTGGAGGCGACCAAGAAGTCCGCCTACCGCGTGGACCTGCACAGTTCCAACCTGTACTTCGAGGAGTTGCCCCAGGTGCGGCTCTACGACCCGACCCCGGAAGAACGGGAGACCGCGCCCCTGTTCGGGCTTCCCGCCATCATGGAGCGCTCGGTGAGCCCGGTATTCACCACCACCCTGATGTATGCCTGGAAATACTGGCCCGGCCAGAGTTTCCTCCTCCAGGTGGGACAGGCGGGCTCCATACAACTGCCCCATTGCCAACAGGTCTTTCGAGGGCTGGTTTCGTTTTTGGGGAGGATCGGCGTGCTGGAAGGGGTGGAGGTGGCCGAGGCGGACCAGGAGGCCCTCTACTTCACCAGGGAGTGTTCCGTCCGCATCTATGCCGACCGGGCCGGCATGTTCGTCTCGGACAAGAGCCTGGGGGGATGGGTGAGCAAAGGGCAGGAGTTGGGGTATATCTACGACAGCTTCAACGGCACCGTCCGCACCAGGGTCATCGCGCCGGCCGCGGGGCTCTTGACCGGCATCCGCCGCCAGCCGATGCTGTTCGAAGGCGACCTTTTGGTGCGAATCTGCACCAGGACACCCTGA
- a CDS encoding M14 family metallopeptidase, with protein MPESAIAISTSCILSLEMPYSEQLCIRRTAYRGGDGPRAAIVAGIHGDELEGLYVCQLLADWLEQLARENPAGLAGTVELYPAMNPLGLDTLTRAIPVFDTDLNRNFPGSPNGDLPKRIAHAAIENLSGAALVVDIHASNIYLREIPQVRINTDFADSLVPLARRLNLDLIWLHGAMTVLEATVAHSLNSVGTPCLVVEMGVGMRITPDYCRQVMSGILTLWKDQGVLTPDVELPPLDHLPLIADDSNVHYLNAPTSGLFVPVIEHWTDVRKGQLLGTIVSPLQGGILSEVRSPVDGILFTLREYPLVYEGSLMARVMARKGRLA; from the coding sequence ATGCCTGAATCCGCCATAGCCATCAGCACCTCGTGCATCCTCTCCCTGGAGATGCCCTACAGCGAGCAGCTCTGCATCCGCCGCACGGCGTACCGCGGCGGCGACGGCCCCCGGGCCGCCATCGTGGCCGGCATCCACGGCGACGAACTGGAAGGGCTCTACGTCTGCCAACTGCTCGCCGACTGGCTGGAACAGCTGGCCCGGGAGAACCCGGCCGGGCTGGCCGGGACCGTGGAACTCTATCCGGCCATGAACCCCCTGGGGCTGGACACCCTGACCCGCGCCATCCCGGTCTTCGACACCGACCTGAACCGTAATTTTCCCGGTTCGCCCAACGGCGACCTGCCGAAACGGATCGCCCACGCCGCCATCGAGAACCTGTCCGGCGCAGCGCTGGTGGTCGATATCCACGCCAGCAACATCTACCTGCGGGAGATTCCCCAGGTGCGGATCAACACCGACTTCGCCGACAGCTTGGTCCCCCTGGCCCGACGCCTGAACCTGGACCTGATCTGGCTGCACGGCGCCATGACCGTGCTGGAGGCCACCGTCGCCCACAGCCTGAACAGCGTCGGCACCCCCTGTCTGGTGGTGGAGATGGGGGTCGGCATGCGCATCACCCCCGACTACTGCCGCCAGGTGATGTCCGGCATCCTGACCCTCTGGAAGGACCAGGGCGTGTTGACCCCGGACGTGGAACTGCCCCCCCTCGACCACCTCCCCCTGATCGCCGACGACAGCAACGTCCACTACCTGAACGCCCCCACCTCGGGGCTGTTCGTCCCGGTGATCGAGCACTGGACCGACGTACGCAAGGGGCAACTGCTCGGCACCATCGTTTCCCCCCTGCAGGGGGGCATCCTGTCCGAGGTGCGCTCCCCGGTGGACGGCATCCTCTTCACCCTGCGGGAATATCCGCTGGTGTACGAAGGGTCGCTTATGGCGCGGGTCATGGCCAGGAAAGGGAGGTTGGCGTGA
- a CDS encoding transglutaminase family protein — protein MRYFIEHETVLEYPEAVREHHVELRLTPRGDSHQRLLGITLETEPTAGLRGYRDYYGNQVTCFDIIQPHRRLVTRMRAEVENTLANPFDFRPLPPGDEREWLREALRTTPSLYDYILSRSPATPNLGQLDQGFAFPCHEPGRPVLESVQQAMEWITTVLRYKTGVTTVHSTLAQALTAGAGVCQDFAHLLIAIVRSWKIPARYVMGYLASREEGAEEAPPATHAWTEVLIPGRGWTGFDATQQILANDLFIPVAVGRDYLDAAPQRGSFKGDVAGDNPVIRLSISQQ, from the coding sequence ATGCGCTATTTCATAGAGCACGAAACTGTTCTGGAGTACCCGGAAGCGGTGCGCGAGCACCACGTCGAACTGCGCCTCACGCCCCGTGGGGATTCGCACCAGCGGCTTCTCGGCATTACGCTGGAAACCGAGCCGACGGCCGGGCTGCGCGGCTACCGGGACTATTACGGCAACCAGGTCACCTGCTTCGACATCATCCAGCCCCACCGCCGCCTGGTAACCCGCATGCGGGCCGAGGTGGAAAACACCCTGGCAAATCCCTTCGACTTCCGGCCGCTGCCCCCCGGCGACGAACGGGAGTGGCTCAGGGAAGCGCTGCGCACGACCCCGTCACTATACGATTACATCCTGAGCCGCAGCCCGGCCACCCCGAACCTGGGGCAACTGGACCAGGGTTTCGCCTTCCCGTGCCATGAGCCGGGCCGCCCGGTCCTGGAATCGGTGCAGCAAGCCATGGAGTGGATCACGACGGTGCTCCGTTATAAAACCGGCGTAACCACCGTCCACTCAACCCTGGCCCAGGCCCTCACCGCCGGAGCCGGGGTCTGCCAGGATTTCGCCCACCTTCTGATCGCCATCGTCAGATCGTGGAAAATTCCCGCGCGATATGTTATGGGATATCTGGCATCCCGTGAGGAGGGGGCAGAGGAGGCTCCGCCCGCCACCCATGCCTGGACCGAGGTGCTCATCCCCGGTCGCGGCTGGACCGGTTTCGACGCCACCCAGCAGATCCTCGCCAACGACCTGTTCATCCCCGTGGCCGTGGGGCGCGACTACCTGGACGCGGCTCCCCAGCGGGGCAGTTTCAAGGGGGATGTGGCGGGCGACAACCCGGTGATACGGCTGTCCATATCCCAACAATAA
- a CDS encoding alpha-E domain-containing protein: MLSRIADSIYWMSRYLERAGDTARLMEINLLYLLEAEEDMSEGDKWRPLLSITSAEAAFSGLYGEGQLTQGRVLQFMTAEKSNGNSIRTCLRLARENARIARDRISREMWEAINELWLNVDQQLKTPLHPLRASQFFSFVRGEVARFHGLTTTTMMRGEAFGFYRLGTFLEQADMTARILDVKYHLLLPDLSLVGSALDYYQWAALLKSLSGYEAFRRKYHAGFRPMDVVEFTIFEQEFPRSLAYTVKRMRRALADTGITGQQRSPAAMERLEGMLAGNSAERIFSTGLHEFLEEFLAAIAALNQAAQADFLDTHREEP, from the coding sequence ATGCTGAGCCGAATAGCCGATTCTATCTACTGGATGTCCCGCTATCTGGAGCGGGCCGGCGATACCGCCCGCCTGATGGAGATCAACCTGCTCTACCTGCTGGAGGCCGAGGAGGACATGTCCGAAGGGGACAAGTGGCGGCCGCTGCTCAGCATCACCTCGGCGGAGGCCGCCTTCAGCGGGCTGTACGGCGAGGGGCAACTCACCCAGGGGCGCGTGTTGCAGTTCATGACCGCCGAAAAGAGCAACGGCAACTCGATCCGCACCTGCCTGCGCCTGGCCCGGGAGAACGCGCGCATCGCCCGGGACCGCATCTCGCGGGAGATGTGGGAGGCCATCAACGAGCTCTGGCTGAATGTCGACCAGCAGTTGAAAACGCCGCTGCACCCTCTGCGGGCCAGCCAGTTTTTCTCCTTTGTGCGCGGCGAGGTGGCCCGGTTCCACGGCCTGACCACCACCACCATGATGCGGGGCGAGGCCTTCGGCTTCTACCGCCTCGGCACGTTCCTGGAACAGGCCGACATGACCGCCCGCATCCTGGACGTGAAGTACCACCTGCTCCTGCCGGACCTGAGCCTGGTCGGATCGGCCCTGGACTACTACCAGTGGGCGGCCCTGCTCAAATCCCTGTCCGGGTACGAGGCGTTCCGCCGCAAGTATCACGCCGGGTTCCGCCCCATGGACGTCGTGGAGTTCACCATCTTCGAGCAGGAGTTCCCCCGCTCCCTGGCCTATACGGTAAAACGCATGCGCCGGGCCCTGGCCGATACCGGCATCACCGGCCAGCAACGCTCCCCGGCCGCCATGGAGCGGCTGGAAGGCATGTTGGCCGGCAATTCGGCGGAGCGGATCTTTTCCACCGGCCTGCATGAGTTCCTTGAGGAGTTCCTGGCCGCCATCGCCGCCCTCAACCAGGCGGCCCAGGCCGATTTCCTCGATACCCACAGGGAAGAGCCGTGA